One part of the Lycium ferocissimum isolate CSIRO_LF1 chromosome 8, AGI_CSIRO_Lferr_CH_V1, whole genome shotgun sequence genome encodes these proteins:
- the LOC132067720 gene encoding transcription factor CYCLOIDEA-like, whose amino-acid sequence MSPKSNIIHDPFSNKSQELLKESYTHHYHQSPSSTIVEEDHSFFLNFPSPDHSFFLNFPSPFLDDHELPLSQIFSQQHHQELEASDNHDTDQADPDNAIKDNHSADNSRSARLNTKIMGDQSSNSASKVNPLEPASSPSSKKRKLSAKPRRRAGKKDRHSKICTAQGVRDRRMRLSLQIARKFFDLQDMLGFDKASETIEWLFSKSKNAIKELSRNIPQENYSSHANNGAKSEYEDHRNLRKIESRDKPRDKAREKTKEKIMIKSGHNKKCNQELCETNPKNIDNLRSNSQPLEHQSANVGIMESYLGGASCSSITSIFDYDNSGLIKGSIDISDNCFMGFLENCTMTNEVAQIPFAGNNPSSVYWDNSRFHKF is encoded by the coding sequence ATGTCTCCTAAAAGCAACATCATCCATGACCCTTTTTCCAACAAATCACAAGAATTGCTTAAAGAGTCTTATACACATCATTATCACCAAAGCCCTAGTTCAACAATAGTAGAAGAAGaccattcttttttcttgaactttcctTCGCCAGaccattcttttttcttgaactttcctTCGCCATTTCTTGATGACCATGAACTCCCATTAAGCCAAATATTTTCCCAACAGCATCATCAAGAGCTAGAGGCTAGTGATAACCATGACACTGATCAAGCTGATCCTGACAATGCCATCAAAGATAACCATAGTGCTGACAATTCAAGATCTGCACGACTCAACACGAAAATCATGGGAGACCAGAGTTCAAATTCGGCCAGCAAGGTAAACCCTCTTGAGCCTGCCTCATCACCATCGTCAAAGAAGAGAAAACTAAGTGCAAAACCACGAAGAAGAGCAGGAAAAAAGGATAGGCATAGCAAGATTTGCACAGCACAAGGCGTGAGAGACCGGAGGATGAGATTGTCCCTTCAAATAGCGCGTAAGTTCTTCGATCTACAAGACATGTTAGGGTTTGATAAGGCAAGTGAAACTATTGAATGGTTGTTTTCGAAGTCCAAGAATGCCATCAAGGAGCTCTCAAGAAACATCCCACAAGAGAATTATAGTAGTCATGCCAACAATGGAGCTAAGAGTGAATATGAAGATCATAGAAATTTGAGAAAGATTGAGTCAAGGGACAAGCCAAGAGATAAGGCAAGGGAGAAAACCAAAGAGAAAATAATGATTAAATCAGGCCACAACAAAAAGTGCAATCAAGAATTGTGTGAAACAAACCCTAAAAATATTGATAACTTAAGGTCAAATTCACAACCTCTTGAACATCAATCTGCTAATGTTGGGATCATGGAAAGTTACTTAGGTGGTGCAAGTTGTTCTTCAATAACTTCTATATTTGACTATGACAACAGCGGACTAATCAAAGGAAGCATAGATATTTCCGACAATTGCTTCATGGGGTTTCTTGAAAATTGTACAATGACAAATGAGGTGGCTCAAATCCCATTTGCAGGTAATAACCCTAGCTCAGTTTATTGGGACAATTCAAGGTTTCATAAATTTTAG